In Chloroflexota bacterium, the genomic stretch TGAGGAGCTACAAGGGCTCCTAGCGAATTGTCTCCGCAGTAAAAGTATCCTGCTTTCGCACTTTCTTGTCTGGCGATTGAGGCACAAGGAAGGGCTGCCATCGAAGATAGGTGAGCGTGCGCCACAGCCACTCCGCCGGCCCGTATTGGAAGTGCCGCAGCCACCATACGCTGAGCGGAATCTGTGCACCGAAGATGGCTACAGTGATGAGAAGGCCAAGTCCCGGCCCCACTTGGCCGAAGAGACCGAAGCCGTAGCCATAGAAGAGCATGGTCGCGGTGAGCGACTGCAGCAGGTAGTTGGTCAATGCCATGCGGCCTACCGCTGCCAGCGGCCCCAGCCGGTTCCGCCAGGCATCGCGTTGTAGCAAGAGAGTGATTCCGGCAATGTAGCCGAGCGCGAGCACCGGCCCGCCGAGCGTGCCCGCAGAGTCGGCAAGCACATCCATCCAGGTAGGCAGTGCAAACTCCGGACCGTGACTCGCCATTGCGTGGGCGAGATTACTACTCACCCCTAGTATGAGACCCCACCAGAATAGCTTCTTCAACAGCGACGCGTGTCCCGAGATGTTGCGGAATATGCCGCGGCGTCCGGCGTAGAGACCGAGCAGGAACATGGCAAAAGCGTTGAAAGCCAAGAAAACGGCGACACTGTACATCAAGCGCAGATCGCTCAGGCGTTGTGCGGTAATCTCGGCAAAGGATCCGGTAGCGTAGATGACATCGGCCTGCGCTGCATCGGCGCGCAGCCCCGCGTCCGAAGCGGCAAAGCTCGCGCTAACCTCGGCTGCGCCGGCAGGCGTGAGTTTGGCGAGCATTGCCAGCCCGCTGAGCCCGGCAGGCAGCAATACAGATAATGCCAGAAAGACCCCCGCCCACATGAGCAGGAACCGTGGCGAGCGCTTGCGGAAGAAGAGCAGAAGGATTGCTCCCAGCACGGCATAGAGCACCAGAATGTCCCCCACCCAAACGAATATCGCATGGGCCAGGCCTATCAGCAAGAGTATGAACAAGCGGCGCA encodes the following:
- a CDS encoding DUF418 domain-containing protein, with protein sequence MNDPSDERVGPVALSNRIHVIDILRGFALFGILLVNMHLFSHPVQELLIGYDEVGPLFDRVAALGIQIFAESKFYPIFSFLFGLGFALQMQRAEERGTTFVPLYLRRLFILLLIGLAHAIFVWVGDILVLYAVLGAILLLFFRKRSPRFLLMWAGVFLALSVLLPAGLSGLAMLAKLTPAGAAEVSASFAASDAGLRADAAQADVIYATGSFAEITAQRLSDLRLMYSVAVFLAFNAFAMFLLGLYAGRRGIFRNISGHASLLKKLFWWGLILGVSSNLAHAMASHGPEFALPTWMDVLADSAGTLGGPVLALGYIAGITLLLQRDAWRNRLGPLAAVGRMALTNYLLQSLTATMLFYGYGFGLFGQVGPGLGLLITVAIFGAQIPLSVWWLRHFQYGPAEWLWRTLTYLRWQPFLVPQSPDKKVRKQDTFTAETIR